A single genomic interval of Caretta caretta isolate rCarCar2 chromosome 23, rCarCar1.hap1, whole genome shotgun sequence harbors:
- the KDELR1 gene encoding ER lumen protein-retaining receptor 1 isoform X2, which produces MNIFRFLGDISHLLAIIILLMKIWKTRSCAGISGKSQILFAVVFTTRYLDLITNFISFYNTSMKVVYIACSYATVWLIYSKFKATYDGNHDTFRVEFLVVPTAVLAFLVNHDFTPLEILWTFSIYLESVAILPQLFMVSKTGEAETITSHYLFALGIYRTLYLFNWIWRYQQEGFFDLIAIVAGLVQTILYCDFFYLYITKVLKGKKLSLPA; this is translated from the exons ATGAACATCTTCCGATTCCTGGGGGACATTTCCCACCTCCTGGCTATTATCATCCTGCTGATGAAGATCTGGAAGACGAGGTCCTGTGCGG ggatCTCTGGGAAGAGCCAGATTCTCTTCGCTGTTGTGTTCACCACCCGCTACCTGGACCTGATCACCAACTTCATCTCCTTCTACAACACCTCCATGAAG GTTGTGTACATCGCCTGCTCCTACGCCACGGTGTGGCTGATCTACAGCAAGTTCAAGGCCACATACGACGGGAATCACGACACCTTCCGGGTGGAGTTCCTTGTGGTGCCCACGGCTGTGCTGGCCTTCCTGGTGAACCATGACTTCACCCCGCTGGAG ATCCTCTGGACGTTCTCCATCTACCTGGAGTCGGTGGCCATCCTGCCGCAGCTGTTCATGGTGAGCAAGACGGGCGAGGCAGAGACCATCACCAGCCACTATCTCTTCGCCCTGGGCATCTACCGCACCCTCTACCTCTTCAACTGGATCTGGCGCTACCAGCAGGAGGGCTTTTTTGACCTGATCGCCATCGTGGCTGGGCTAGTGCAGACCATCCTCTACTGCGACTTCTTCTACCTCTACATCACAAAAG TTCTAAAGGGGAAGAAGCTGAGTTTGCCAGCATAG